One stretch of Lysobacter sp. KIS68-7 DNA includes these proteins:
- a CDS encoding 4a-hydroxytetrahydrobiopterin dehydratase gives MSDLIALADAHCTPRKGSEHKLSEARVRELLPQVPGWELAEDGHALVKTFKFPDYYRTMAFVNALAFIANREDHHPDLGVHYNRCVVRFSTHDVGGLSENDFILAAKTEALSG, from the coding sequence ATGTCCGATCTGATCGCACTCGCCGACGCCCACTGCACCCCCCGCAAGGGCAGCGAGCACAAGCTCTCCGAAGCCCGCGTGCGCGAACTCCTGCCGCAGGTGCCCGGCTGGGAGCTCGCCGAAGACGGCCATGCGCTGGTGAAGACCTTCAAGTTCCCCGATTACTACCGGACCATGGCCTTCGTGAACGCGCTGGCCTTCATCGCCAACCGCGAAGACCACCATCCCGACCTGGGCGTGCACTACAACCGCTGCGTCGTGCGTTTCTCCACGCACGATGTCGGCGGTCTGAGCGAGAACGACTTCATCCTCGCGGCAAAGACCGAAGCGCTCTCGGGCTGA
- a CDS encoding NfuA family Fe-S biogenesis protein, which translates to MIQLSESAQAHFRRLIEREALPGLGVRLSAMHPGTPRADVRLEFAEPADLTGDEWAIDCDGFTLWIEGASASYLDAAEIDYVQQATGGQLQIRAPKIKGEAPAETASLVERVRWVVEHEVNPQLAQHRGHVGVEEVTADGVVYLRFGGGCHGCGMADVTLKQGIEKTLLTRVPGVTAVRDATDHATGAAPYIPRDAA; encoded by the coding sequence ATGATCCAGCTCTCCGAATCCGCCCAGGCGCATTTCCGCCGCCTCATCGAACGCGAAGCCCTGCCGGGGCTCGGCGTTCGCCTCTCTGCCATGCATCCCGGCACGCCGCGCGCCGACGTGCGCCTGGAGTTCGCCGAGCCGGCCGACCTGACCGGCGACGAATGGGCGATCGACTGCGACGGCTTCACGCTGTGGATCGAAGGGGCGAGCGCGTCGTACCTGGACGCGGCCGAGATCGACTACGTGCAACAGGCCACCGGTGGCCAGTTGCAGATCCGCGCCCCGAAGATCAAGGGCGAGGCGCCTGCGGAGACCGCATCGCTGGTCGAGCGCGTCCGATGGGTCGTCGAACACGAGGTCAATCCGCAACTCGCGCAGCACCGCGGGCACGTGGGCGTGGAAGAGGTGACGGCCGATGGTGTCGTCTACCTGCGTTTCGGTGGTGGATGCCACGGATGCGGGATGGCGGACGTGACGCTCAAGCAGGGAATCGAGAAAACCTTGCTGACGCGCGTGCCCGGCGTCACCGCGGTGCGCGACGCGACCGACCATGCGACCGGCGCGGCGCCCTACATTCCCCGCGACGCAGCCTGA
- a CDS encoding cell envelope integrity protein TolA gives MFSAADIIEALTQRRRLKSIRPETPGQLPPGWKSWLEGMSTSHHAVRGALPQEVIAELAQRELAHPPARSGSLNRWQAFATLWRQEWHGPIREERGIRLFAAAFSAVLHVFLGILLMWLAYVHVPPPAAEQGENVVQAEFIGVGTPEETGGGAPQGPKPEPQAAPAPAAAPQAAQQTPREAPAQPAPPQPAPQEPQPPQPPVEPPPVAAQPEPEPTPPAEVPPAPQPLQVTQVPQPDTTFVLPPPRPREANVPEREITVPEVRAPTERISRVQRPTQERIEVERITTQPTQVSTLRAEESARLSQAQAVQAVQTPSREINVPSVNAQLREIPMPSRGTTPNAQPGTSTAPGQATAPGTSTAPPSAVAGGPPAAAPGTGVTPGAQPGAGTTPNAPPGANPTLQRGDDWGVGTRNRPGGQPGAPGTAPGIFNNNGTPNIGEPPNPGQNAPGTVEAHIADLDRAGQWLKRPPYEYEPTTFDKYWRPRETLLQEWVRKGIKAIRIPIPGTSKSISCTISILQFGGACGLTDPNKSDQPASARPPPDIPFKPGLQEDNGSVRPPPPAPASTSAQPPGA, from the coding sequence GTGTTCTCCGCCGCCGACATCATCGAAGCGCTGACGCAACGGCGTCGGCTCAAGTCCATCCGTCCCGAAACGCCTGGGCAACTGCCGCCCGGGTGGAAGTCGTGGCTGGAGGGCATGTCCACCTCGCACCACGCGGTGCGCGGTGCGCTGCCGCAGGAGGTGATCGCCGAACTCGCGCAACGCGAGCTGGCGCATCCTCCCGCGCGCAGCGGCAGCCTCAATCGCTGGCAGGCCTTCGCCACCTTGTGGCGCCAGGAATGGCACGGGCCGATCCGCGAAGAACGCGGGATCCGCCTGTTCGCCGCGGCCTTCAGCGCGGTGTTGCATGTGTTCCTCGGAATCCTGCTGATGTGGCTCGCGTACGTGCACGTGCCGCCGCCGGCGGCGGAGCAGGGCGAGAACGTGGTGCAGGCGGAATTCATCGGCGTAGGCACGCCGGAAGAAACCGGAGGCGGTGCGCCGCAAGGCCCGAAGCCCGAGCCGCAGGCCGCGCCGGCACCCGCCGCTGCACCGCAGGCGGCGCAGCAAACGCCGCGCGAAGCACCGGCGCAACCCGCGCCACCGCAACCTGCGCCGCAGGAACCGCAACCGCCGCAACCTCCGGTCGAACCACCGCCGGTCGCCGCGCAACCCGAGCCTGAGCCCACGCCCCCTGCGGAAGTGCCGCCTGCGCCGCAACCCTTGCAGGTCACGCAGGTGCCGCAACCGGATACGACCTTCGTGCTGCCGCCACCGCGTCCGCGCGAAGCGAACGTGCCGGAACGCGAAATCACCGTGCCCGAAGTGCGCGCGCCCACCGAACGCATCTCGCGCGTGCAGCGTCCGACGCAGGAGCGCATCGAAGTCGAGCGCATCACCACGCAACCCACGCAAGTGTCGACCTTGCGCGCAGAGGAATCGGCGCGGCTGTCGCAAGCGCAGGCCGTGCAGGCGGTGCAAACGCCATCGCGCGAAATCAACGTGCCTTCCGTGAACGCGCAATTGCGCGAGATCCCGATGCCATCGCGCGGCACGACGCCCAACGCGCAACCCGGAACATCGACGGCGCCCGGGCAGGCCACCGCGCCCGGAACGAGCACTGCGCCGCCTTCGGCCGTCGCAGGCGGTCCGCCGGCAGCGGCACCGGGAACGGGCGTCACACCGGGTGCGCAGCCGGGCGCAGGCACCACGCCCAACGCACCGCCGGGCGCAAACCCGACGCTGCAACGCGGCGACGACTGGGGCGTGGGCACGCGCAATCGTCCGGGCGGCCAACCGGGCGCGCCGGGCACCGCGCCGGGCATCTTCAACAACAACGGCACGCCGAACATCGGCGAGCCGCCGAACCCGGGCCAGAACGCACCGGGCACGGTGGAAGCGCACATCGCCGACCTGGATCGCGCAGGCCAGTGGCTCAAGCGTCCGCCTTACGAATACGAGCCGACGACGTTCGACAAATATTGGCGTCCGCGCGAAACGCTGCTGCAGGAGTGGGTGCGCAAGGGCATCAAGGCCATCCGCATCCCGATCCCGGGCACGAGCAAGAGCATCTCCTGCACCATCTCCATCCTGCAGTTCGGCGGTGCGTGCGGTTTGACCGATCCGAACAAGAGCGACCAGCCCGCGAGTGCACGCCCGCCGCCGGATATTCCGTTCAAGCCCGGGCTGCAGGAAGACAACGGCAGCGTGCGTCCGCCGCCGCCCGCGCCTGCATCGACGAGCGCGCAACCGCCGGGCGCGTGA
- a CDS encoding cytochrome c — MTNKKTTLAIALLALALGACSKEEAPAHEGAEAADAAHSSSAGLPEGHPEAGKLLASTKNAETGQACVDCHGAEGNAPIDPTYPKLGGQYADYIGHALVAYRKGDRQHALMSAQAKSLTDQQIADLGAYFQTIEPHIADLQHVDDAK; from the coding sequence ATGACGAACAAGAAGACCACGCTCGCCATCGCCCTGCTCGCCCTCGCCCTGGGCGCGTGCTCGAAGGAAGAAGCCCCCGCGCACGAAGGTGCCGAAGCCGCCGATGCGGCGCACTCCTCGTCCGCCGGCCTGCCGGAAGGCCATCCCGAAGCCGGCAAGCTGCTGGCCTCGACCAAGAACGCCGAAACCGGCCAGGCCTGCGTGGATTGCCACGGCGCCGAAGGCAATGCGCCGATCGACCCGACGTATCCGAAGCTCGGCGGCCAGTACGCCGACTACATCGGCCATGCGCTGGTCGCCTACCGCAAGGGCGATCGCCAGCACGCGCTGATGAGCGCCCAGGCGAAGAGCCTCACCGACCAGCAGATCGCCGACCTCGGCGCGTACTTCCAGACGATCGAACCGCACATCGCCGACCTGCAGCACGTCGACGACGCCAAGTAA
- a CDS encoding cytochrome c, with the protein MRPLTIAAGLWLAPMLLASAQQPAAPTTATAPAAASTAAKPAAASTATAPAAASTAAPAPAATAAPAKPAEPSPVSLKGDPAKGRTMTYTCQGCHGITGYKNAYPSYHVPRIGGQSAQYLASALTEYREGKRKHPTMQAQAQSFSAQDIADIAAYLSTVKTAK; encoded by the coding sequence ATGCGACCGCTCACGATCGCTGCCGGCCTGTGGCTGGCGCCCATGCTCCTCGCTTCCGCGCAGCAACCTGCCGCGCCGACCACTGCCACTGCGCCTGCCGCTGCGTCGACCGCCGCCAAGCCTGCCGCTGCTTCGACGGCGACTGCGCCGGCCGCTGCATCGACGGCTGCCCCGGCGCCCGCCGCCACGGCCGCTCCCGCCAAGCCCGCCGAACCGAGCCCGGTCTCGCTCAAGGGCGACCCGGCGAAGGGCCGCACGATGACCTACACGTGCCAGGGCTGCCACGGCATCACCGGCTACAAGAATGCGTACCCGAGTTACCACGTGCCGCGCATCGGCGGCCAGTCCGCGCAGTACCTGGCCAGCGCGCTGACCGAATACCGCGAAGGCAAGCGCAAGCACCCGACGATGCAGGCCCAGGCGCAGAGCTTCTCGGCCCAGGACATCGCCGACATCGCTGCGTACCTGTCCACCGTCAAGACCGCGAAGTGA
- a CDS encoding efflux RND transporter periplasmic adaptor subunit encodes MPATSSSHGRTLRAGALLIACTLALAACHKGGDGDAMAKGKDDKGPEAIPVEVMAAAKRPIAASYTGTAPLEAKGESQVVAKTSGVALQVLAEEGQVVHAGQVLVRLDAARAELQAAQSAAQMRKLEANYQRSVTLAEQKLMSANDIDQIKYDLENARAVNRLANLEVSYANVVAPISGVIAERKIKTGNFVQINTPIFRIVDNSRLEATLNVPEREVATLAPGLKVDLAVDALPGKKFEGTIDRVAPVVDAGSGTFRVVCTFAGGGALQPGMFGRIRIDYDQRMDALVVPRVALLEDEGDPAVYAVKAGKAVRVPVKLGYLDGQWAEVRSGLKVGDQVVTAGKVALREGSPVQIVGGNAPKSQVGAGDATAATAAR; translated from the coding sequence ATGCCTGCCACTTCCTCCTCCCACGGCCGCACGTTGCGCGCCGGTGCCCTCCTGATCGCCTGCACGCTCGCCCTGGCCGCCTGCCACAAGGGAGGGGACGGCGACGCCATGGCCAAGGGCAAGGATGACAAGGGGCCGGAAGCCATCCCGGTCGAAGTGATGGCCGCCGCCAAGCGCCCGATCGCCGCCAGCTACACCGGCACCGCGCCGCTGGAAGCCAAGGGCGAATCGCAGGTGGTCGCCAAGACCTCCGGCGTCGCGCTGCAGGTGCTGGCCGAGGAAGGCCAGGTGGTGCACGCAGGCCAGGTGCTGGTGCGCCTGGACGCCGCGCGCGCCGAACTGCAGGCCGCACAGAGCGCCGCGCAGATGCGCAAGCTCGAAGCGAACTACCAGCGCTCGGTCACGCTCGCCGAGCAGAAGCTGATGAGCGCGAACGACATCGACCAGATCAAGTACGACCTGGAGAACGCGCGCGCCGTGAATCGCCTGGCGAACCTCGAGGTTTCCTACGCGAACGTCGTCGCGCCGATCTCCGGCGTGATCGCCGAGCGCAAGATCAAGACCGGCAACTTCGTGCAGATCAACACGCCGATCTTCCGCATCGTCGACAACTCGCGCCTGGAAGCCACGCTCAACGTGCCCGAGCGCGAAGTCGCCACGCTCGCCCCGGGCCTGAAGGTCGACCTCGCCGTCGACGCGCTGCCGGGCAAGAAGTTCGAAGGCACCATCGATCGCGTCGCGCCCGTCGTGGACGCCGGCAGCGGCACGTTCCGCGTCGTGTGCACGTTCGCCGGTGGCGGTGCGCTGCAGCCGGGCATGTTCGGCCGCATCCGCATCGACTACGACCAGCGCATGGATGCCCTCGTCGTGCCGCGCGTGGCGCTGCTGGAAGACGAAGGCGATCCGGCGGTCTACGCCGTGAAGGCCGGCAAGGCGGTGCGCGTGCCGGTGAAGCTGGGTTACCTGGATGGGCAGTGGGCCGAAGTGCGTTCGGGCCTGAAGGTCGGCGACCAGGTCGTCACCGCGGGCAAGGTCGCGCTGCGCGAAGGCAGCCCGGTGCAGATCGTGGGCGGCAACGCGCCGAAGTCGCAGGTCGGCGCGGGCGATGCGACGGCTGCGACCGCCGCTCGCTGA
- a CDS encoding efflux RND transporter permease subunit gives MSIAELSIKRPVTTIMLFVSMMVVGLIAAVRLPLEAMPDVSAPFLFVQLPYAGSTPEEVERNILRPVEETLSTMTDVKSMQGNATSEQGSVFIMFSDWDRDIEIAAAEARERIDAIRSDLPDDMQRYFVWKWSTSDEPAIELRLTSKSLDLTKEYDRIDRVYKRRLERLPGVAKVEVEGAPQNEVEIAIDQDRLNAHGLALNDLDKTLRAVNFSVSAGQIDDGVQRLRVQPVGELNDLQQLRDLVLARGVRLSDVADVRLKPEKMPYGRRLDGRPAVGIDVYKERDANLVDVSRRVRAELDAINAEGGVPDVDMLVQNDAGESVKSSLLGLAEAGGIGLLLSVAVLYFFLRHWPSTLMVTTAIPICFVMTLGFMYFFGITLNVLTMMGLLLAIGMLVDNAVVVVESIYQERERIGDPVLSSIIGTRHVAIALSAGTLCHCIVFVPNLFGEKNMISIYMGQIAITICVSLLASWLVAVSLIPMLSARMKTPPAVTNERGLIPRLQRRYASVLRWTLDHRGWSVLGILLIVAISVVPLKMTKVNMFGGDDVGEIDIFYQWKGAYTKEQMSDEILKVEHYLDANRKKFHIDQVFSRYREQGWAGTNVKLDTKDGEQVRKITEEMREGLPKSARATIGIGDQGGPGGDQKGKEIQVMLVGDSTQTLNDLASDIVPVLAQRKELRDVRVDSGDQNSELSVHVDRERAASFGFSANDVATFVGLALRGAPLREFRRGDTEVPVWVRFAGADNYSTEDLASFTVRAPDGRSVPLLAMVDVQVHPAASEIERTNRQTTLTITANIADKVVQPDARKAIEDTLKGIPFPAGYSFSFDRPQFMSDDDAMKQMMFNLGIALLMIYVVMAAVFESLLFPSAIMSGVLFSIFGVFWLFWITGTEFNIMAFIGILVLMGVVVNNGIVMVEHINNLRRRGLSRTEALVEGSKERLRPIMMTMGTAILAMVPIAVGNTQMAGDGPAYFPMARAIAGGLAFSTVVSLLFLPTIYAMLDDLRHGTVRMIQRARGSRVPAATVTAISAE, from the coding sequence GTGAGCATCGCCGAGCTCAGCATCAAGCGGCCCGTCACGACCATCATGTTGTTCGTGTCGATGATGGTCGTCGGCCTGATCGCCGCGGTCCGCTTGCCGCTGGAAGCGATGCCCGACGTGTCGGCGCCGTTCCTGTTCGTGCAGTTGCCCTATGCCGGTTCGACGCCGGAGGAAGTGGAGCGCAACATCCTGCGCCCCGTCGAGGAAACGCTCTCGACGATGACCGACGTGAAGTCGATGCAGGGCAACGCGACGTCGGAGCAGGGCAGCGTCTTCATCATGTTCTCGGACTGGGACCGCGACATCGAGATCGCCGCGGCCGAGGCGCGCGAGCGGATCGATGCGATCCGCAGCGACCTGCCCGACGACATGCAGCGCTACTTCGTGTGGAAGTGGTCGACGAGCGACGAGCCTGCGATCGAGCTGCGCCTGACGAGCAAGTCGCTCGACCTGACGAAGGAATACGACCGCATCGACCGCGTCTACAAGCGCCGCCTGGAACGCCTCCCGGGCGTGGCGAAGGTGGAAGTGGAGGGCGCGCCGCAGAACGAAGTCGAGATCGCGATCGACCAGGACCGCCTCAACGCGCATGGCCTGGCCTTGAACGACCTGGACAAGACGCTGCGCGCGGTGAACTTCTCCGTCTCCGCGGGCCAGATCGACGATGGCGTGCAGCGCCTGCGCGTGCAGCCGGTGGGCGAACTCAACGACCTGCAGCAGTTGCGCGACCTCGTGCTCGCGCGTGGTGTGCGTCTGTCCGACGTCGCCGACGTTCGCCTGAAGCCGGAAAAGATGCCCTACGGTCGCCGCCTCGATGGTCGCCCCGCGGTCGGCATCGATGTGTACAAGGAACGCGACGCCAACCTCGTCGATGTCTCGCGCCGCGTGCGCGCCGAACTGGACGCGATCAACGCCGAAGGCGGCGTGCCCGACGTGGACATGCTCGTGCAGAACGACGCCGGCGAAAGCGTCAAGAGTTCCTTGCTCGGCCTGGCCGAAGCCGGCGGCATCGGCCTGCTGTTGTCGGTCGCCGTGCTGTACTTCTTCCTGCGCCATTGGCCTTCGACGCTGATGGTGACCACCGCCATTCCGATCTGCTTCGTGATGACGCTGGGCTTCATGTACTTCTTCGGCATCACGCTCAACGTGCTGACGATGATGGGCCTGCTGCTGGCGATCGGCATGCTGGTGGACAACGCCGTCGTGGTGGTGGAGAGCATCTACCAGGAGCGCGAGCGCATCGGCGATCCCGTGCTGTCCTCGATCATCGGCACGCGCCACGTGGCCATCGCCCTGTCGGCCGGCACGCTGTGCCACTGCATCGTGTTCGTGCCGAACCTGTTCGGCGAAAAGAACATGATCAGCATCTACATGGGCCAGATCGCCATCACGATCTGCGTCTCGCTGCTGGCCTCCTGGCTGGTGGCGGTGAGCCTGATCCCGATGCTGTCGGCCCGCATGAAGACGCCGCCTGCGGTGACGAACGAGCGTGGCCTCATCCCGCGCCTGCAGCGCCGCTACGCGAGCGTGCTGCGCTGGACGCTCGACCACCGCGGCTGGAGCGTGCTCGGCATCCTGCTGATCGTCGCCATCAGCGTCGTTCCGCTGAAGATGACCAAGGTCAACATGTTCGGCGGCGACGACGTGGGCGAGATCGACATCTTCTACCAGTGGAAGGGCGCGTACACGAAAGAGCAGATGTCCGACGAGATCCTCAAGGTCGAACACTATCTCGACGCCAACCGCAAGAAGTTCCACATCGACCAGGTCTTCTCGCGCTACCGCGAGCAGGGTTGGGCGGGGACCAACGTCAAGCTCGACACCAAGGACGGCGAACAGGTCCGCAAGATCACCGAAGAGATGCGCGAGGGTCTGCCGAAGTCGGCGCGCGCGACCATCGGCATCGGCGACCAGGGCGGTCCGGGCGGCGACCAGAAGGGCAAGGAAATCCAGGTGATGCTGGTGGGCGACTCCACGCAGACGCTCAACGACCTGGCCTCCGACATCGTGCCCGTGCTGGCGCAGCGCAAGGAACTGCGCGACGTGCGCGTGGACAGTGGCGACCAGAACAGCGAGCTCTCGGTGCACGTGGATCGCGAACGCGCTGCCTCGTTCGGCTTCAGCGCGAACGACGTGGCCACCTTCGTCGGCCTGGCGCTGCGTGGTGCGCCGCTGCGCGAGTTCCGTCGCGGCGACACCGAAGTGCCAGTGTGGGTGCGCTTCGCGGGCGCCGATAACTACAGCACCGAGGACCTGGCCAGCTTCACCGTGCGTGCGCCCGATGGCCGCAGCGTCCCGCTGCTGGCGATGGTCGACGTGCAGGTGCATCCGGCCGCGTCGGAGATCGAGCGCACGAACCGCCAGACCACGCTGACCATCACCGCCAACATCGCCGACAAGGTCGTGCAGCCCGATGCGCGCAAGGCGATCGAGGACACGCTCAAGGGCATTCCGTTCCCCGCCGGTTATTCCTTCTCGTTCGACCGTCCGCAGTTCATGAGCGACGACGACGCGATGAAGCAGATGATGTTCAACCTCGGCATCGCGCTGCTGATGATCTACGTGGTGATGGCCGCGGTGTTCGAATCGCTGCTGTTCCCGTCGGCCATCATGAGCGGCGTGCTGTTCTCCATCTTCGGCGTGTTCTGGCTGTTCTGGATCACCGGCACCGAGTTCAACATCATGGCCTTCATCGGCATCCTGGTGCTGATGGGCGTGGTGGTGAACAACGGCATCGTGATGGTCGAGCACATCAACAACCTGCGTCGACGCGGACTGTCGCGCACGGAGGCGTTGGTGGAAGGCAGCAAGGAACGCCTGCGCCCGATCATGATGACGATGGGCACGGCGATCCTGGCGATGGTGCCGATCGCGGTGGGCAACACGCAGATGGCGGGCGATGGCCCGGCCTACTTCCCGATGGCGCGTGCCATCGCCGGTGGCCTGGCGTTCTCGACGGTGGTGAGCCTGCTGTTCCTGCCGACCATCTACGCGATGCTCGACGACCTGCGCCACGGCACGGTGCGAATGATCCAGCGGGCGCGCGGCAGCCGCGTGCCGGCTGCGACGGTCACGGCCATCTCGGCGGAGTAA
- a CDS encoding TraB/GumN family protein — MTDSLAVPAPTLADQPHAIVERDGVRYTLLGTAHVSRASVDAVRSEIASGAYDTIAVELDPQRLAALTDPEALARLDLVKVLREGKTALFAANLGLAAYQRRLAEQLGIEPGAELKAAVADGKERGLPVHLIDRDVGLTFKRASQRLGWWGRAKLGGGLVASLFADEEVGHDEIERLKQGDLLESSFSEFAEDSPVLYETVIGERDRYMAARLRQSATAAEGACEVLAVVGAGHLQGMAKHLREDTDSPAAVRAELESVKEKSSFPWFTLILAFFVIGGFAWGFWRGGVDVGADLMLYWVLITGTLGAIGCLLAGGHPLSILAAFIASPVTPLHPALASGTVSAVVEAWVRKPTYADFMALRDDVQTIRGWYRNRVARVLLNFFLTSLGTAIGVWVGGAKMLGRLLG, encoded by the coding sequence ATGACCGACTCCCTCGCCGTTCCCGCCCCCACCCTCGCCGACCAACCGCACGCCATCGTCGAACGCGACGGCGTCCGTTACACCCTGCTCGGCACCGCACACGTCTCGCGCGCCAGCGTCGACGCCGTGCGCAGCGAAATCGCCAGCGGCGCTTACGACACCATCGCGGTGGAGCTCGATCCACAACGCCTCGCGGCGCTGACAGATCCCGAAGCGCTCGCGCGCCTGGACCTGGTCAAGGTGCTGCGCGAAGGCAAGACGGCCCTGTTCGCCGCCAACCTCGGCCTCGCGGCCTACCAGCGTCGCCTCGCCGAACAACTCGGCATCGAGCCCGGCGCGGAACTGAAGGCCGCGGTGGCCGACGGCAAGGAACGTGGCTTGCCGGTGCATCTCATCGATCGCGACGTCGGCCTGACCTTCAAGCGTGCATCGCAGCGCCTGGGCTGGTGGGGTCGCGCGAAACTCGGCGGCGGGCTCGTCGCGTCGCTGTTCGCCGACGAAGAAGTCGGCCATGACGAAATCGAAAGGCTCAAGCAAGGTGACCTGCTCGAATCCAGTTTCAGCGAGTTCGCCGAAGACAGCCCGGTGCTGTACGAAACGGTGATCGGCGAACGCGACCGCTACATGGCCGCGCGCCTGCGCCAAAGCGCGACCGCTGCCGAAGGTGCATGCGAAGTGCTCGCCGTCGTCGGCGCCGGCCACCTGCAAGGCATGGCGAAGCATCTGCGCGAAGACACCGACTCGCCCGCCGCCGTGCGCGCCGAACTCGAATCGGTGAAGGAGAAGTCGTCCTTCCCGTGGTTCACGCTGATCCTCGCCTTCTTCGTCATCGGCGGGTTCGCATGGGGCTTCTGGCGCGGCGGCGTGGACGTCGGCGCGGACCTGATGCTGTATTGGGTGCTGATCACCGGCACGCTTGGTGCGATCGGTTGTCTGCTCGCAGGCGGACATCCGCTGAGCATCCTCGCGGCCTTCATCGCCTCGCCCGTCACACCGCTGCATCCCGCGCTGGCCTCGGGCACCGTCAGTGCCGTGGTCGAGGCTTGGGTGCGCAAGCCGACCTATGCGGACTTCATGGCGCTGCGCGACGACGTGCAAACAATCCGCGGTTGGTACCGCAACCGCGTCGCCCGCGTGTTGCTCAACTTCTTCCTCACCAGCCTGGGCACCGCGATCGGCGTGTGGGTCGGCGGAGCGAAGATGCTGGGACGCTTGCTCGGCTGA
- a CDS encoding alpha/beta fold hydrolase: MAKHVSTISTTVRTSLKLLSTRTAFQVLGVLNPRKTLRAAAKLFSTPFPSSRARAQAAPVGDAVVGRFELDGHTIATYVWGDLSRQPYVLFAHGWSSHGTRFLPWVPRLREQGYAVVAFDQPAHGRSSGDTTNLPDFAATLLEVGKRFGPAAALVAHSLGGAAASVALAQGLQAERVVLIAPAADPLAATERFAQLIRLPQRLLRALVRSFERQVGVAFDDLQAHHTAPVIARPALIVHDVEDREVPWSEGERYARYWPDSHLLSTQGLGHNRIAGDDTVIAAALRFLHGETVGERVVSSPNLPYGFA, encoded by the coding sequence ATGGCCAAGCACGTCTCCACAATTAGCACGACCGTTCGCACCTCATTGAAGCTCCTGTCGACGCGCACTGCGTTCCAGGTCCTGGGCGTGCTCAATCCGCGCAAGACGCTGCGCGCTGCGGCCAAGTTGTTCTCCACGCCCTTCCCGAGCAGCCGCGCCCGCGCGCAGGCCGCCCCCGTCGGCGATGCCGTGGTCGGCCGATTCGAACTCGATGGCCACACGATCGCGACCTACGTCTGGGGTGATCTGTCGCGCCAGCCCTACGTGTTGTTCGCGCATGGGTGGTCGAGCCACGGCACGCGCTTCCTGCCGTGGGTGCCGCGCCTGCGCGAACAGGGCTATGCCGTGGTCGCCTTCGACCAGCCGGCGCATGGCCGCAGCAGCGGCGACACCACCAACCTGCCGGACTTCGCGGCGACGCTGCTGGAAGTCGGCAAGCGCTTCGGTCCGGCCGCTGCGTTGGTCGCGCATTCGCTCGGTGGCGCGGCCGCCAGCGTCGCGCTCGCGCAGGGACTGCAAGCCGAGCGCGTCGTCCTGATCGCGCCGGCGGCCGATCCGCTCGCCGCCACCGAACGCTTCGCCCAACTGATCCGGCTGCCGCAACGGCTGCTGCGTGCGCTGGTGCGGTCCTTCGAACGCCAGGTCGGCGTCGCCTTCGACGATCTGCAGGCGCACCACACGGCCCCCGTGATCGCACGTCCCGCCCTGATAGTCCACGACGTCGAAGACCGCGAGGTCCCGTGGTCCGAAGGCGAGCGCTACGCCCGCTACTGGCCCGACTCGCATCTGCTGAGCACGCAGGGCCTGGGCCACAACCGAATCGCCGGCGACGACACCGTCATCGCCGCGGCGCTGCGCTTCCTGCACGGCGAAACCGTGGGTGAACGCGTGGTGTCCTCGCCGAACCTGCCTTACGGATTTGCGTGA
- a CDS encoding TetR/AcrR family transcriptional regulator has translation MTTQTATSKGAATRESIVDRAYEIARASGVEGLSIGPLAAAVGMSKSGVFAHFGSREDLQLAVLEEAALRFGNTVLMPALSQARGLPRLRAIMRHWFEWIRGTTGGGCVLLASVAEYDDRPGALHDQVMHNEQRWRNEMQRAVQLAIDCGHLVVGDAEQYVFELYAIALAVHHEAGLFGYDKARRHGDAAVERWIAAYSPQR, from the coding sequence ATGACCACCCAGACCGCCACCTCCAAGGGCGCCGCCACCCGCGAGTCGATCGTGGATCGCGCCTACGAGATTGCGCGCGCTTCCGGCGTCGAAGGCTTGTCGATCGGTCCGCTCGCAGCGGCCGTGGGCATGTCGAAGAGTGGTGTGTTCGCGCATTTCGGTTCGCGCGAAGACCTGCAACTCGCGGTGCTCGAGGAAGCGGCGTTGCGTTTCGGCAACACGGTGCTGATGCCTGCCCTCTCGCAAGCGCGCGGATTGCCGCGCCTGCGCGCGATCATGCGGCACTGGTTCGAATGGATCCGCGGCACCACCGGCGGCGGCTGCGTGCTGCTCGCTTCGGTCGCCGAGTACGACGATCGCCCTGGCGCGTTGCACGACCAGGTCATGCACAACGAACAGCGCTGGCGCAACGAGATGCAACGCGCCGTGCAGCTTGCGATCGACTGCGGTCATCTCGTTGTCGGCGACGCCGAACAATATGTGTTCGAGCTCTACGCCATCGCCCTCGCCGTCCACCACGAAGCAGGCCTGTTCGGCTACGACAAGGCACGTCGCCACGGCGACGCCGCCGTCGAACGCTGGATCGCCGCTTACTCCCCCCAACGCTGA